From Candidatus Persebacteraceae bacterium Df01, a single genomic window includes:
- a CDS encoding uracil-DNA glycosylase has protein sequence MRKQMLEELGLLPRWERRSLSSSVQHVAEPEVSEQPILPSQAATASAIVPQPPLNEAVIAKMSWQNLQEIVSTCQQCALAAERTQTVFGVGDREADVFLVGEGPGSEEDRQGEPFVGPAGKLLDAMLASIELRRGQGVYIANIVKCRPPQNRNPQPEEARVCLTYLRRQLALVKPRLIVALGGVAAANLLQNDVSVGKLRQRLHDYEGTPLVVTYHPAYLLRAPSEKRKSWDDLRLIRRLIASTP, from the coding sequence ATGCGTAAACAAATGTTAGAAGAGCTGGGATTGCTGCCTCGGTGGGAGCGTCGTTCTCTTTCGTCTTCCGTCCAACATGTGGCGGAACCGGAAGTTTCTGAGCAGCCTATATTGCCATCACAAGCCGCGACAGCATCGGCAATTGTGCCGCAGCCTCCTCTGAATGAGGCTGTTATTGCCAAAATGAGCTGGCAGAATTTGCAAGAAATCGTTTCCACTTGTCAGCAGTGCGCATTAGCGGCGGAGCGTACACAGACCGTTTTCGGCGTCGGTGATCGGGAGGCGGACGTTTTTTTGGTGGGGGAAGGACCGGGAAGTGAAGAAGACCGTCAAGGTGAACCATTTGTAGGACCAGCAGGAAAGCTATTGGATGCTATGTTGGCGAGTATTGAACTGCGGCGAGGGCAGGGTGTATATATTGCCAATATTGTTAAATGTCGACCACCGCAAAATCGCAATCCTCAACCAGAAGAAGCGCGGGTTTGTCTTACGTATTTGCGTCGTCAGTTGGCATTGGTCAAGCCGCGGTTGATTGTGGCATTGGGTGGGGTGGCAGCGGCTAACTTGCTGCAAAATGACGTGTCTGTGGGTAAGCTGCGTCAGCGGTTACATGATTATGAAGGCACACCGCTGGTAGTGACTTATCATCCTGCTTATTTGTTGCGTGCTCCTTCCGAAAAACGTAAATCATGGGATGATTTGCGTTTGATTCGACGGCTGATAGCTTCTACTCCATAA
- a CDS encoding putative transporter yields the protein MIKSFFCSKQWALWAWGGLFLLCATIVLEVRVLVWINGWYREVWDFLQTPDPDIAAAVMSADTVWDDELTAKVQQALDKFWGLIGEFCIIVFPFVVLLAFSSFFTKHYAFRWRQAITFAYFPLWKNIGKDIEGASQRLQQDPERFARIVEHLGLGVFRSVLTLIAFVPILWSVSEEIMEKFQSAAGLQNAPFSLPFFEWTATTPASLMMVAIGLAIGGTGLSFLIGAKLPNLEYNNQRVEARFRKRLVYSEDDKIFADVPSLVELFTGLRFNYFRLYLHYSYFALWAALFAQFIVITDLVLIGSGVVLGIITFGFLQQIFHAFGKVTDSLTYFVDNWTTVTELMSIVKRLREFERNIGYTGKPPENAEPVQTIR from the coding sequence ATGATTAAAAGCTTTTTCTGTTCAAAGCAATGGGCGCTGTGGGCGTGGGGCGGTTTATTTTTGTTGTGCGCAACCATTGTCCTAGAAGTGCGTGTGCTGGTGTGGATTAATGGCTGGTATCGTGAGGTATGGGATTTTTTGCAAACACCAGACCCAGATATTGCAGCCGCCGTGATGAGTGCGGATACAGTATGGGATGATGAACTAACTGCAAAAGTTCAACAAGCGCTTGATAAATTTTGGGGGCTTATTGGTGAATTTTGCATCATCGTCTTTCCCTTTGTTGTGTTGCTGGCATTTTCGTCATTTTTTACCAAGCATTACGCTTTTCGCTGGCGGCAAGCTATTACTTTTGCTTACTTTCCGTTGTGGAAAAATATCGGAAAAGATATTGAAGGTGCTTCCCAGCGACTACAACAAGATCCAGAGCGGTTTGCTCGGATTGTTGAACACTTAGGGTTGGGAGTTTTTCGTTCAGTACTAACGCTCATCGCTTTTGTGCCGATATTGTGGTCGGTAAGCGAAGAAATTATGGAAAAATTCCAATCAGCCGCAGGTCTACAAAACGCACCTTTTAGTTTGCCTTTTTTTGAATGGACAGCTACTACTCCCGCCTCCTTAATGATGGTGGCAATAGGACTTGCCATTGGCGGCACGGGACTATCGTTTTTAATTGGTGCTAAATTGCCCAACCTAGAATATAACAACCAGCGGGTGGAAGCTCGATTTCGTAAACGACTGGTCTATTCAGAAGACGACAAAATTTTTGCCGACGTGCCTTCTTTGGTAGAGCTATTTACCGGATTGCGATTTAATTATTTTCGCCTTTACCTGCACTATTCTTATTTTGCTTTATGGGCAGCTCTTTTCGCTCAATTTATCGTCATTACAGATTTGGTGCTTATTGGCAGCGGTGTAGTGTTAGGCATTATCACTTTCGGTTTTTTGCAACAAATCTTTCACGCATTTGGCAAAGTCACTGATAGCCTTACTTACTTTGTAGACAACTGGACCACCGTCACCGAACTTATGTCAATCGTCAAACGATTGCGTGAATTTGAGCGCAACATAGGTTACACCGGCAAACCACCAGAAAATGCCGAGCCAGTGCAAACTATTCGGTAA
- the speB gene encoding agmatinase, producing the protein MTHNYDEGRLNLPFVGHCTFGKYPTATDWSTLSADVAVLGAPFDCGAQYRAGARFGPRAIREASTLFAFGHSGAYDFEDDITYLPAGSTNIVDIGDADIIHTDTEKSHANIEQTVRTILSTGAMPLVLGGDHSITIPCLRAFDKEPPMHVIQIDAHLDFVDERHGVRHGHGNPMRRASEMAHVSGCTQIGIRNVSSSNRDDYAAARAAGSTILSVRDIRQLGAAAVAEQVPEGKRYYCTIDIDSFDPSIAPGTGTPSHGGFLYYEVLELLKLLVKRGRFVGVDLVEVAPAYDPAAVTATLAAQLLLNFVGAILHEKH; encoded by the coding sequence ATGACACACAATTATGATGAAGGACGGCTGAATTTACCATTTGTCGGACATTGCACATTTGGCAAATATCCCACCGCCACTGATTGGAGCACCCTAAGCGCCGATGTAGCAGTTCTGGGCGCACCATTTGACTGCGGCGCGCAATATCGCGCTGGCGCCCGTTTCGGTCCACGCGCCATACGTGAGGCATCCACGCTATTTGCTTTTGGGCACAGTGGTGCCTATGATTTTGAAGACGACATTACCTATTTACCGGCAGGCAGCACAAACATTGTGGACATCGGAGACGCCGACATCATCCACACCGATACCGAAAAAAGCCATGCCAATATTGAACAAACAGTGCGCACCATTTTAAGCACAGGCGCTATGCCGCTAGTGCTCGGCGGTGACCACTCAATTACCATTCCTTGTCTGCGCGCCTTTGACAAAGAACCACCGATGCATGTGATTCAAATAGATGCCCATCTAGATTTTGTGGATGAACGGCACGGTGTGCGACACGGTCACGGCAATCCGATGCGGCGCGCTTCGGAAATGGCACACGTGTCCGGATGTACTCAAATCGGAATTCGCAATGTGTCATCATCCAACCGTGATGACTACGCCGCGGCACGAGCCGCTGGCTCAACCATTTTATCGGTGCGCGACATTCGCCAGCTGGGCGCAGCGGCGGTAGCGGAGCAAGTACCAGAAGGTAAGCGCTACTATTGCACCATAGACATAGACAGTTTTGACCCTTCCATTGCACCTGGCACAGGAACTCCTTCACACGGTGGTTTTTTATATTATGAAGTGCTGGAACTACTCAAATTGCTCGTCAAACGCGGGCGCTTTGTCGGTGTTGACTTGGTAGAAGTAGCACCGGCGTACGACCCAGCGGCAGTCACAGCAACATTAGCGGCGCAACTATTACTCAATTTTGTTGGCGCCATTTTGCACGAAAAGCATTAA
- a CDS encoding proline--tRNA ligase — translation MLAGRFFIHTAKETPSEAEIISHRLMLRAGLVRQLASGIYSWLPAGWRVVNKIANIVREEMDAAGAAEIFMPAVQPAALWEESGRWHAYGPELLRFADRHKRDFCLGPTHEEVVTDIVRAFVSGHRQLPFNLYQIQTKFRDEIRPRFGIMRAREFVMKDAYSFDVDEDGMRASYESMRRAYCRIFDRIGLHYRMVEADSGAIGGSSSHEFMVLADSGEEVILYAGDYAANVERASCSPPTGERPPQAEVMQKVHTPGVKTIETLSAFLADAAVPAHRNIKTMLIKGDNGAAALLLQGGHTLNLVKAEAQSAVGANAALLPPAEAKALTGADFGSLGPVNMPLPVIADYGLLHSVDMICGANENDYHYTGVNFGRDCPEPVFADLRNAVAGDPSPDGAGTLSACRGIEVGHIFQLGDKYSRSMSATVELPGGGTQPIMMGCYGIGVTRIVAAAIEQGHDEQGIIFPAAIAPFTAVVAPIGWGKSAAVRQAAEALYDDLRAAGVDVLLDNRDLRPGAMFAEIDLLGIPHRLVIGERGLAAGEVEYKYRAAKQAEAVPLVTAVAWLRQKISHSI, via the coding sequence ATGCTTGCTGGCCGATTTTTCATCCACACTGCCAAAGAAACGCCGTCCGAAGCCGAAATTATCAGTCATCGACTGATGTTGCGCGCCGGCTTAGTTCGTCAGCTTGCTAGCGGTATTTATTCATGGTTGCCGGCAGGTTGGCGAGTGGTGAATAAAATTGCCAATATCGTGCGTGAAGAAATGGATGCTGCGGGTGCCGCTGAAATTTTCATGCCTGCGGTGCAGCCGGCGGCGTTGTGGGAAGAATCCGGTCGTTGGCACGCTTATGGTCCAGAATTGTTGCGTTTTGCTGACCGCCATAAGCGTGATTTTTGTTTGGGACCAACCCATGAAGAAGTGGTTACCGATATTGTGCGTGCTTTTGTCTCTGGTCACCGCCAGCTGCCTTTTAATTTATATCAAATTCAAACCAAATTTCGTGATGAAATTCGTCCTCGTTTTGGCATTATGCGGGCGCGTGAGTTTGTGATGAAAGATGCTTATTCCTTTGATGTCGATGAAGATGGTATGCGTGCTAGCTATGAAAGTATGCGCCGCGCCTACTGCCGCATCTTTGATCGTATCGGTTTGCACTATCGTATGGTGGAAGCCGACTCCGGCGCTATCGGTGGTTCAAGTTCGCATGAATTCATGGTGCTTGCCGACTCCGGCGAAGAAGTTATTTTGTACGCCGGAGATTATGCTGCCAATGTGGAGCGTGCTTCTTGTTCGCCACCAACGGGAGAGCGTCCGCCACAGGCTGAGGTAATGCAAAAAGTTCACACACCTGGTGTTAAAACTATTGAGACATTGTCGGCGTTTTTGGCGGATGCTGCTGTGCCTGCGCACCGCAATATAAAAACAATGCTTATCAAAGGCGACAATGGTGCTGCCGCGTTGTTATTGCAAGGTGGACATACATTAAATTTAGTTAAAGCCGAAGCCCAATCAGCTGTCGGAGCTAATGCTGCATTATTGCCGCCGGCCGAAGCCAAAGCGCTAACAGGTGCTGATTTTGGTTCATTGGGACCGGTCAATATGCCGTTGCCGGTTATTGCTGATTATGGTTTGTTGCACAGTGTTGACATGATTTGTGGTGCCAACGAAAATGACTATCACTATACCGGTGTTAATTTTGGTCGCGATTGTCCAGAACCAGTGTTTGCCGATTTGCGCAATGCTGTTGCTGGCGATCCGTCGCCCGACGGTGCGGGGACATTGTCTGCTTGTCGTGGGATTGAAGTTGGGCATATATTTCAATTGGGAGATAAATATTCCCGCTCCATGTCGGCGACAGTAGAATTGCCTGGCGGCGGTACTCAGCCGATTATGATGGGCTGTTACGGTATTGGTGTTACTCGTATTGTCGCCGCCGCTATTGAACAAGGTCACGATGAACAGGGCATTATTTTTCCCGCGGCGATTGCCCCTTTCACAGCGGTGGTAGCACCCATTGGCTGGGGAAAAAGTGCGGCGGTGCGGCAGGCAGCGGAAGCATTGTATGATGATTTACGCGCTGCCGGCGTGGATGTGTTACTGGATAACCGCGATTTGCGTCCTGGTGCGATGTTTGCCGAAATAGATTTACTTGGCATTCCGCACCGGTTGGTTATTGGTGAGCGTGGGCTGGCGGCAGGAGAAGTGGAATACAAATACCGTGCTGCCAAACAAGCCGAGGCGGTGCCGCTGGTAACGGCAGTGGCTTGGTTGAGACAAAAAATTTCACATTCCATCTGA
- the ubiG gene encoding bifunctional 2-polyprenyl-6-hydroxyphenol methylase/3-demethylubiquinol 3-O-methyltransferase UbiG, whose protein sequence is MDTVFDRDDWWQRDGAFRLLHDINPLRLRLAVEAAGGTLGGKRLLDIGCGGGIFAEAGAQAGARVVGCDLAEGAIAAAKKHAAQSGVDVEYRCQSSDTLQDSGVYDVVTCFEMLEHTDNPGVVVAAAAAALTPGGVAVFSTINRTPKAWGLVIVGMENIVQVLPHGTHDYEHFVKPEELAGFCHDCGLSVRQVIGMRYSFFGRAYFLDETALSVNYFMVAERPV, encoded by the coding sequence ATGGACACCGTGTTTGACCGAGATGACTGGTGGCAGCGTGATGGTGCATTTCGTTTGTTACACGATATTAACCCGTTGCGATTGCGGTTGGCGGTTGAGGCCGCCGGCGGCACGCTAGGCGGTAAGCGGTTGCTGGATATCGGTTGCGGCGGCGGTATTTTTGCTGAAGCGGGAGCGCAAGCTGGTGCGCGCGTAGTGGGTTGTGACCTTGCTGAAGGTGCCATTGCTGCGGCAAAAAAACATGCAGCGCAAAGCGGTGTTGATGTGGAATACCGTTGCCAAAGCAGTGACACGTTACAAGACTCCGGTGTTTATGATGTGGTAACTTGTTTTGAAATGTTAGAGCATACCGATAATCCTGGTGTCGTGGTGGCGGCTGCGGCTGCAGCGCTAACACCCGGTGGTGTGGCGGTATTTTCCACTATCAATCGTACACCTAAAGCTTGGGGGTTGGTTATTGTTGGGATGGAAAACATCGTGCAGGTACTGCCGCACGGCACACACGATTATGAGCATTTCGTCAAGCCTGAGGAACTAGCCGGTTTTTGCCACGATTGCGGTCTGTCGGTGCGCCAAGTCATCGGTATGCGATATTCGTTTTTTGGTCGCGCCTATTTTCTGGACGAGACTGCTTTGTCGGTCAACTATTTTATGGTTGCCGAGCGTCCAGTTTAA
- a CDS encoding HAD-IA family hydrolase encodes MKRAIFFDFDGTLAHTAPDMVASLHCWQKENGQQSIDFYCAQEAVSGGARALLALAGVSEESPLFAAARARFLTLYEESGYANTVLFSGMADTLEALAADGWAWGVVTNKPRRYFSPIAVALRLASPALVAGDDCVRAKPAPDTLFHAASIVDVPPERCLYVGDDRRDAQAAQAAGMGFIAAGWGYWPASEWKQMACCVGIATTPQTLPALIRTITAGNDLVE; translated from the coding sequence TTGAAGCGCGCGATTTTTTTTGATTTTGATGGTACGCTAGCGCATACCGCACCGGATATGGTGGCATCGTTGCATTGCTGGCAGAAGGAAAATGGACAGCAATCAATTGACTTTTATTGCGCCCAAGAAGCGGTGTCGGGTGGAGCAAGAGCGCTGCTAGCGTTAGCCGGTGTCAGCGAAGAAAGCCCACTATTTGCCGCTGCGCGCGCGCGATTTTTAACTTTGTACGAAGAAAGTGGTTATGCTAATACCGTATTGTTTTCTGGTATGGCAGATACGCTGGAGGCACTTGCCGCCGACGGCTGGGCATGGGGAGTCGTTACCAACAAACCGCGTCGGTATTTTTCACCAATCGCCGTAGCTTTGCGGTTAGCATCGCCGGCGCTGGTAGCAGGAGATGACTGTGTCCGTGCTAAGCCGGCGCCAGATACATTATTTCATGCCGCTAGCATCGTTGATGTGCCTCCGGAACGCTGTCTATATGTGGGTGATGATCGGCGTGACGCACAGGCAGCACAAGCGGCGGGAATGGGCTTTATTGCTGCCGGTTGGGGGTATTGGCCTGCGTCTGAGTGGAAGCAAATGGCGTGTTGTGTTGGCATTGCTACGACACCGCAAACGTTACCTGCACTAATTAGAACAATAACAGCAGGTAACGATTTGGTTGAATGA
- a CDS encoding site-specific DNA-methyltransferase yields the protein MTFSDSSQFKATETIDGIPYFINSYWTAKQRQSHSIHEISYRACFKAQLPEFFIQKLTQPGDAVLDPFMGRGTTPVQAALMGRRAYGNDINPLSILLTRPRLTPITLQQISDTLQTIDWSRGKIEREDLLAFYHPTTLKKLEALRLWLAERAPLHATNVDPIVDWIRMVSINRLSGHSPGFFSGRSMPPNQAVSVKAQLKINQKLDVTPPERDITALILKKSKSLLRDNCVPHRVLHKLQTGAAWEIDVPDASINLVVTSPPFLDIVQYATDNWLRCWFSGIDPKTVAIDIHRTEKAWTAMVHRVLKEQIRLLSPGGHVAFEVGEVRKSKVLLERLVWQAAEDMPFNRLGVMVNEQQFTKTANCWGITNGLKGTNTNRIVLLQKR from the coding sequence ATCACCTTTTCAGACTCCAGTCAATTCAAAGCAACCGAAACAATTGATGGTATCCCATATTTCATCAACAGTTACTGGACCGCAAAGCAAAGGCAATCACATTCAATTCACGAAATTTCCTACCGAGCTTGTTTCAAAGCACAACTTCCTGAATTTTTCATCCAAAAGTTAACACAGCCCGGTGATGCGGTCCTTGACCCATTCATGGGACGCGGGACAACGCCAGTACAAGCGGCACTGATGGGGCGACGTGCTTATGGTAACGACATTAATCCACTCTCAATTCTGCTGACTCGTCCACGTCTGACACCCATCACTTTGCAGCAAATCTCTGACACGTTACAAACTATTGATTGGTCTCGCGGTAAGATTGAACGTGAAGATTTACTTGCCTTCTACCACCCTACGACATTGAAAAAATTGGAAGCCTTGCGGTTATGGCTTGCAGAACGAGCACCGCTGCATGCAACAAACGTTGACCCCATTGTTGACTGGATTAGAATGGTATCAATTAATAGACTCTCAGGTCATTCTCCCGGCTTTTTTTCGGGTCGCTCAATGCCGCCCAATCAGGCTGTCTCCGTAAAAGCACAACTCAAAATAAATCAGAAATTGGACGTCACCCCCCCTGAGCGAGATATTACCGCCTTGATATTAAAAAAATCAAAATCACTTCTACGAGACAATTGCGTTCCTCATCGCGTCTTACACAAATTACAAACCGGGGCCGCATGGGAAATTGACGTCCCAGATGCTTCAATCAATCTCGTCGTTACCTCACCACCGTTTTTGGATATCGTGCAATACGCAACAGACAATTGGCTTCGTTGCTGGTTCTCGGGTATTGACCCAAAAACCGTTGCCATTGATATTCACCGAACCGAAAAAGCGTGGACCGCGATGGTACACCGAGTACTCAAGGAGCAGATTCGGCTTTTATCTCCTGGCGGTCATGTTGCCTTTGAGGTCGGAGAGGTGCGCAAGAGCAAAGTACTACTTGAACGGCTGGTATGGCAGGCAGCAGAGGACATGCCCTTCAATCGCCTTGGCGTCATGGTAAACGAACAGCAATTCACGAAAACAGCAAATTGTTGGGGCATTACCAACGGACTCAAAGGCACTAATACGAACCGAATAGTTTTGCTACAAAAACGTTAA
- a CDS encoding exodeoxyribonuclease III, which produces MRVVTLNLNGIRAAYHKGLGAWLHTTQPDIACWQEVRADDSVLTEDMRHPAGLSSTFVLPQKRGYSGVALLSQKKPDMIHRTFGGGVLDTEGRFVRFDFPTFSVVSLYLPSGSSGEERQQVKYDVMNDFFVWLETCRRETEKSGRDFLICGDINIAHTEKDIKNWRGNRKNSGFLPEERAWLSHVFDELGWVDVFRQINNEDGQYTWWSNRGRAWDNNVGWRIDYQIATPRLAARARQATIYKAQRFSDHAPLIIDYD; this is translated from the coding sequence ATGCGTGTTGTCACGCTTAATCTAAATGGTATTCGCGCCGCCTACCACAAAGGACTAGGCGCTTGGCTACACACGACACAACCCGATATCGCTTGCTGGCAAGAAGTGCGCGCTGATGACAGCGTATTGACGGAAGACATGCGTCATCCAGCAGGACTTTCCAGCACGTTTGTGCTTCCACAAAAACGCGGTTATAGCGGCGTTGCGCTACTATCGCAAAAAAAACCGGACATGATTCATCGCACCTTTGGTGGTGGAGTGCTGGATACGGAAGGACGCTTTGTGCGCTTTGACTTTCCGACATTCAGCGTAGTGTCACTGTATTTACCCTCTGGCTCATCCGGAGAGGAACGACAACAGGTGAAATATGACGTGATGAATGATTTTTTCGTTTGGCTGGAAACCTGCCGTCGCGAAACAGAAAAAAGCGGGCGTGACTTTTTAATTTGCGGCGACATAAACATTGCCCACACCGAAAAAGACATTAAAAATTGGCGAGGTAATCGCAAAAACTCTGGCTTTTTACCTGAGGAACGAGCTTGGTTATCTCACGTTTTTGATGAACTTGGCTGGGTAGACGTGTTTCGCCAGATAAACAATGAAGATGGCCAATATACTTGGTGGTCTAACCGAGGACGAGCGTGGGACAACAACGTCGGTTGGCGTATTGATTATCAAATTGCGACACCACGATTAGCAGCACGAGCGCGACAAGCAACAATTTATAAAGCACAACGTTTTTCCGACCACGCACCACTGATTATTGATTATGATTGA
- the accD gene encoding acetyl-CoA carboxylase, carboxyltransferase subunit beta, translating into MPNTTAKTIPDGLWRKCKQCGVTIYTDEMKKNHWVCGNCDHHHRLTANERASILFDEDQPITEIATEVRAVDFLQFKDDISYQERLQNAQKGDARRDSVAAFRGCVKGREIVAVIFDFTFMGGSMGSVAGERFVRGVEEAVALNIPFVSFTASGGARMQEGMVSLLQMAKTTAALTDLQRLRLPHISVLTDPTTGGVAASFALIGDIIIAEPKALIGFAGPRVIKETVREELPEGFQRSEFLLNRGAIDMITDRRDMRDTLFRVLTMLTPERH; encoded by the coding sequence GTGCCAAATACGACCGCTAAAACTATACCCGATGGCTTGTGGCGCAAGTGCAAGCAATGCGGCGTTACTATTTATACCGATGAAATGAAAAAAAATCATTGGGTGTGTGGCAACTGCGACCACCACCACCGGCTCACTGCTAACGAGCGAGCTTCCATTTTATTTGATGAAGACCAACCAATAACTGAAATTGCCACCGAAGTACGGGCGGTAGATTTTTTGCAATTTAAGGATGACATTTCTTATCAAGAGCGACTACAGAACGCGCAAAAAGGTGATGCGCGACGTGATTCGGTCGCAGCGTTTCGTGGATGTGTCAAAGGGCGTGAAATTGTTGCGGTAATTTTTGATTTTACTTTTATGGGTGGTTCCATGGGCAGCGTGGCTGGCGAACGATTTGTGCGTGGCGTAGAAGAAGCCGTCGCCTTAAATATTCCCTTCGTGTCATTCACCGCATCCGGTGGAGCGCGTATGCAAGAAGGTATGGTGTCGCTGCTACAAATGGCCAAAACTACAGCAGCATTAACCGATTTACAGCGACTGCGGCTACCACATATCAGCGTACTTACTGACCCCACTACCGGCGGCGTAGCGGCCAGTTTTGCTCTCATTGGCGACATCATTATCGCTGAACCCAAAGCACTCATTGGATTTGCCGGTCCCAGGGTAATTAAAGAAACCGTGCGTGAAGAATTACCGGAAGGATTTCAGCGTAGCGAATTTTTACTAAACCGTGGAGCAATAGACATGATTACCGATCGCCGGGACATGCGCGACACACTGTTTCGGGTGCTGACAATGTTGACGCCGGAGCGGCATTAA
- a CDS encoding peroxiredoxin, whose amino-acid sequence MTIRLGDIAPDFTQNSTRGQINFHSWLGDSWGVLFSHPKVFTPVCTTELGEVSRLKNEFDKRNVKVLGLSVDEADPQKKWERDIHETQGHEVNFPMVSDADRKVSDLYGMIHPNANNTLTVRTVFIIDPAKTVRLTLTYPASTGRNFDEVLRVIDSIQLTENHKVATPVNWKNGDDVIIIPALSDEDAKVRFPDGWETKKPYLRIVPQPKK is encoded by the coding sequence ATGACTATTCGGTTGGGCGATATAGCCCCTGATTTCACTCAAAATAGTACTCGCGGACAGATTAACTTTCATAGCTGGTTAGGCGATTCATGGGGAGTACTATTTTCACATCCTAAAGTCTTCACGCCGGTATGCACCACCGAACTGGGTGAAGTATCGCGCCTCAAAAACGAATTTGACAAACGCAATGTAAAAGTGCTGGGCTTGTCCGTAGATGAGGCTGACCCACAAAAAAAGTGGGAGCGCGACATCCATGAAACACAAGGACATGAAGTAAATTTTCCCATGGTATCCGACGCTGACCGCAAAGTGTCGGACTTGTATGGGATGATTCACCCAAACGCCAACAATACGCTCACCGTACGCACCGTGTTTATTATTGACCCTGCAAAAACAGTGCGCCTAACACTCACCTATCCGGCTAGCACCGGACGTAATTTTGACGAAGTATTGCGAGTGATTGATAGCATTCAACTTACCGAAAATCACAAAGTGGCGACGCCAGTTAATTGGAAAAACGGCGATGATGTCATTATCATACCGGCACTGTCTGATGAAGACGCCAAAGTACGCTTTCCCGACGGCTGGGAGACAAAAAAACCATATTTGCGCATAGTGCCACAACCTAAAAAATAA
- the trpA gene encoding tryptophan synthase subunit alpha, producing MSDLITNAFACTDKRACLVAFITAGFPHADSTPAMLSAIAEAGADIIEIGVPFSDPMADGPAIQRSSEVALANGMTLKKTIAATAAFRNTNTTVPLVLMGYANSFLNHPGGAAGLAQAAQQANINGLIVVDLADEDRANWKRHLAPAGVSLVNLVAPTTNESRLQQIANDAEGFLYAISLKGVTGAGNLDVENVAYNLRAVKQIATVPVVAGFGIRTPEHALQLANHADGVVIGSKLVEIAEAAADPPAEVGAFIKQMATTLAH from the coding sequence ATGAGCGATTTAATTACCAATGCCTTTGCGTGCACCGACAAACGAGCATGTCTAGTGGCTTTCATTACCGCTGGCTTTCCCCATGCCGATTCCACGCCAGCAATGCTTTCTGCCATTGCCGAAGCAGGAGCAGATATTATTGAAATTGGGGTACCCTTTTCCGACCCGATGGCTGATGGTCCCGCTATCCAACGTTCCAGTGAAGTCGCGCTGGCCAACGGCATGACCTTGAAAAAAACCATTGCCGCCACAGCTGCCTTTCGTAACACTAACACAACGGTTCCTCTAGTGCTGATGGGCTACGCCAACTCTTTTTTGAATCATCCCGGAGGCGCTGCTGGGTTGGCACAAGCAGCACAACAGGCCAATATCAACGGCTTGATTGTTGTTGATCTTGCCGATGAAGACCGCGCCAATTGGAAGCGACACCTTGCGCCTGCTGGTGTCAGCCTTGTCAATCTAGTTGCGCCAACAACAAACGAATCTCGATTACAACAAATTGCCAACGATGCCGAAGGATTTCTGTACGCCATTTCACTCAAAGGTGTTACCGGTGCCGGTAATTTAGATGTAGAAAATGTCGCTTACAATTTGCGCGCTGTTAAACAAATCGCCACAGTACCGGTAGTAGCCGGTTTTGGCATTCGCACACCGGAACATGCTTTACAACTTGCCAATCACGCCGACGGCGTGGTGATTGGTAGCAAACTTGTGGAAATTGCCGAAGCTGCCGCAGATCCGCCTGCCGAAGTGGGAGCTTTCATTAAACAAATGGCTACCACTTTGGCGCACTAA